One region of Olleya sp. Hel_I_94 genomic DNA includes:
- a CDS encoding protein adenylyltransferase SelO has translation MKLNIKNTFTSQLPADPITDNSRRQVTKACYSFVTPKQTAKPELIHVSPEMLDTLGLSENDAKTKQFLNVFTGNTVMEGSTPYAMCYGGHQFGHWAGQLGDGRAINLFEVEHKNKNWKLQLKGAGETPYSRTADGLAVLRSSVREYLCSEAMYHLGVPTTRALSLALSGDQVLRDVMYNGNPDYEKGAIVSRISPSFLRFGSFEILASRQDTETLKTLVDYTINTHFAHLGPPNKQAYVQFFNDVAMRSLDMVIHWQRVGFVHGVMNTDNLSILGLTIDYGPYGWLEGFKPGWTPNTTDNHNKRYQYGAQPDIVLWNLYQLANALYPLIEEAEGLEAVLANYAEQKDIQYLQMMRSKIGLSSEEQLDANLIQELEDCLQLTETDMTIFFRNLSDFDGANPTNGLQIIRESFYDIKSVTEAIKDRWNLWFDSYADRLERDPISAKAKKENMNSVNPKYVLRNYMAQLAIDDANKGDYKLIDDLFNLLKQPYAEQPKHEKWFAKRPEWARHKVGCSMLSCSS, from the coding sequence ATGAAACTGAACATAAAAAATACATTTACCTCACAACTTCCCGCAGATCCAATAACAGACAATAGCAGACGTCAAGTTACTAAAGCTTGTTATAGTTTTGTGACGCCTAAACAAACTGCAAAACCAGAGTTAATCCATGTCTCTCCAGAGATGTTGGACACCTTGGGATTGTCAGAAAACGATGCTAAAACAAAACAGTTTTTAAACGTGTTTACAGGTAATACTGTGATGGAGGGATCAACACCATACGCCATGTGCTATGGTGGACACCAATTTGGACATTGGGCTGGACAATTAGGCGATGGTCGTGCTATTAATTTATTTGAAGTCGAACACAAAAACAAAAACTGGAAACTACAATTAAAAGGTGCTGGAGAAACACCGTATTCTAGAACAGCAGACGGATTAGCAGTTTTAAGAAGCTCTGTTAGAGAGTATTTATGTAGCGAAGCCATGTATCATTTAGGTGTACCAACCACACGTGCTTTAAGCTTAGCATTATCAGGAGACCAAGTCCTGCGCGACGTTATGTATAACGGGAATCCTGATTACGAAAAAGGCGCAATTGTGTCACGAATTTCACCAAGTTTTTTACGTTTTGGAAGTTTCGAGATTTTAGCCTCAAGACAAGATACAGAAACCTTAAAAACACTTGTAGACTATACTATAAACACCCATTTTGCGCATTTAGGTCCACCAAACAAACAAGCTTACGTTCAGTTTTTTAATGACGTAGCTATGCGAAGTTTAGACATGGTTATCCATTGGCAACGTGTTGGTTTTGTGCATGGTGTTATGAATACCGATAACTTATCAATCCTAGGATTAACCATAGATTATGGACCTTACGGATGGCTAGAAGGTTTTAAGCCTGGATGGACGCCAAATACTACAGATAATCACAATAAACGCTACCAATATGGCGCGCAACCAGATATTGTCCTTTGGAATTTATACCAATTAGCAAATGCCTTATATCCATTAATTGAAGAAGCCGAAGGTTTAGAAGCGGTGTTAGCAAATTATGCCGAACAGAAAGATATCCAATACCTACAAATGATGCGTAGTAAGATTGGATTGTCATCCGAAGAACAACTAGACGCCAACCTTATTCAAGAACTAGAAGACTGTTTACAGTTAACAGAAACAGATATGACTATCTTTTTCCGTAATCTATCAGATTTTGATGGTGCAAATCCGACTAATGGGTTACAAATTATTCGTGAATCGTTTTACGACATAAAATCAGTAACCGAAGCTATAAAAGACAGATGGAATTTATGGTTTGATAGTTATGCAGACCGTTTGGAACGCGACCCAATTTCAGCGAAAGCGAAAAAAGAAAACATGAACAGCGTAAACCCAAAATACGTGTTACGTAATTATATGGCACAATTAGCTATAGATGACGCCAACAAAGGCGACTACAAACTTATTGACGACTTATTCAATTTATTAAAACAACCTTATGCTGAGCAACCAAAACACGAAAAATGGTTTGCAAAACGACCAGAATGGGCAAGACACAAGGTTGGTTGCTCCATGTTATCTTGTAGCTCTTAA
- a CDS encoding DUF2452 domain-containing protein, with product MSDTKKPDNIVFNQETQKYDASLKPYATNVGAPAIKVTENVTWKNKNVHKANQQIKAKYLELKAEYEKMMAELEYNNLVYNAKFSFQPIIGDTYHLYRDKKGQPFLSIIAPEQCNFDFIGSFYLNSEHIWKRIDEEIIGQDLITND from the coding sequence ATGTCAGACACTAAAAAACCTGATAATATTGTCTTTAACCAAGAGACACAAAAATACGATGCATCATTAAAACCATATGCAACAAATGTTGGTGCGCCAGCCATAAAAGTAACTGAAAACGTCACTTGGAAAAACAAAAACGTACACAAAGCCAATCAGCAAATTAAAGCCAAGTATTTAGAGCTAAAAGCCGAATATGAAAAAATGATGGCAGAACTAGAATATAACAATCTAGTCTATAATGCTAAGTTCAGTTTTCAGCCTATAATTGGCGATACCTATCATTTATACAGAGATAAAAAAGGACAACCTTTTTTATCCATTATTGCTCCAGAACAATGCAATTTTGACTTTATAGGTAGTTTTTATTTAAACTCAGAGCATATCTGGAAAAGAATAGACGAAGAAATTATTGGCCAAGATCTAATTACTAATGACTAA
- the fsa gene encoding fructose-6-phosphate aldolase codes for MKFFIDTANLDQIRDAQDMGILDGVTTNPSLMAKEGITGHDNIMKHYVDICNIVDGDVSAEVIATDFEGMVKEGEALAELHDQIVVKLPMIKDGIKACKYFSDKGIKTNVTLVFSPGQALLAAKAGATYVSPFIGRLDDISTDGLNLIAEIRHIYDNYAFETEILAASVRHTMHVIDCAKLGADVMTGPLSSIEGLLRHPLTDSGLAKFLEDYKKGN; via the coding sequence ATGAAATTTTTTATTGATACTGCCAATTTAGACCAAATTAGAGACGCTCAGGATATGGGTATTTTAGATGGTGTTACTACTAACCCGTCTTTAATGGCTAAGGAAGGGATTACTGGACATGATAATATCATGAAGCATTATGTTGACATTTGCAACATTGTGGATGGTGATGTTAGTGCGGAAGTAATTGCTACTGACTTTGAAGGTATGGTTAAAGAAGGTGAGGCGCTTGCTGAATTACATGATCAAATCGTGGTTAAATTACCAATGATTAAAGATGGTATTAAGGCTTGTAAATACTTTAGCGATAAAGGGATTAAAACTAATGTAACATTAGTGTTTTCTCCTGGTCAAGCATTATTAGCTGCTAAGGCTGGTGCGACTTATGTATCTCCTTTTATAGGACGTTTGGATGATATCTCTACGGATGGTTTAAACCTGATTGCAGAGATTAGACATATCTATGATAACTACGCTTTTGAAACAGAAATTTTAGCTGCGTCTGTACGTCACACAATGCACGTAATTGACTGTGCTAAATTAGGTGCTGATGTTATGACTGGTCCTTTAAGCTCTATTGAAGGGTTATTAAGACATCCTTTAACAGATAGCGGTTTAGCTAAGTTTTTAGAAGATTACAAAAAAGGAAACTAA